One stretch of Cellulomonas wangsupingiae DNA includes these proteins:
- a CDS encoding DUF1972 domain-containing protein, with protein MRSALSVAMVGTRGVPARYGGFETAVEEVGSRLAARGHEVRVYCRAAGDDPGTHLGMQRVVLPALRRRSLETLSHTALSVAHLAARRTDVAFVFNAANSPLLPVLRAARVPVATHVDGLEWQRSKWGPTGRRYYRGAEALAVRWSDALIADAQGIADYYREEFGAPTTLLTYGAPLLLDPPADRLADVDVTPGGYHLVVARFEPENHVHLAVEGYVRSGARLPLVVVGSAPYADEYTARVHALADGDPRVRFLGGVWDGELLDQLYAHTASYLHGHSVGGTNPSLLRAIGAGAPTIAYDVSFNREVLGAAGRYASGAAEISRHLEDVEAHPQEARADGAALQLRARDYDWDRVADGYEDLAHRLRARDAPGPQRARRRRPEPAPGRDAEPEAVTV; from the coding sequence ATGAGGTCGGCGTTGTCGGTGGCCATGGTGGGGACGCGCGGGGTCCCGGCCCGCTACGGGGGCTTCGAGACCGCCGTGGAGGAGGTCGGCTCCCGCCTCGCGGCACGGGGGCACGAGGTCCGGGTGTACTGCCGGGCGGCGGGCGACGATCCCGGCACCCACCTCGGCATGCAGCGGGTGGTGCTCCCCGCGCTGCGGAGGCGCTCGCTGGAGACGCTCAGCCACACGGCGCTGTCGGTGGCGCACCTCGCGGCGCGGCGCACCGACGTCGCCTTCGTCTTCAACGCGGCCAACTCCCCGCTCCTTCCGGTGCTGCGCGCGGCCCGGGTGCCCGTGGCGACCCACGTCGACGGGCTGGAGTGGCAGCGGTCGAAGTGGGGGCCGACAGGTCGGCGCTACTACCGGGGCGCCGAGGCGCTCGCGGTGCGGTGGTCCGACGCGCTGATCGCGGATGCGCAGGGCATCGCCGACTACTACCGCGAGGAGTTCGGGGCGCCGACGACGCTCCTGACCTACGGGGCGCCTCTCCTCCTCGACCCGCCGGCCGACCGGCTGGCGGACGTCGACGTCACGCCCGGCGGCTACCACCTGGTGGTCGCGCGCTTCGAGCCGGAGAACCACGTGCACCTCGCGGTCGAGGGCTACGTCCGCTCGGGGGCGCGGCTGCCCCTCGTGGTGGTCGGTTCCGCGCCGTACGCCGACGAGTACACCGCGCGGGTCCACGCCCTCGCCGACGGCGACCCGCGCGTGCGGTTCCTCGGTGGTGTGTGGGACGGCGAGCTGCTCGACCAGCTCTACGCCCACACCGCGAGCTACCTGCACGGCCACTCGGTCGGCGGGACCAACCCGTCGCTGCTGCGGGCGATCGGCGCCGGTGCGCCGACGATCGCCTACGACGTGTCCTTCAACCGTGAGGTGCTCGGCGCCGCGGGGCGGTACGCGTCGGGTGCGGCCGAGATCTCCCGGCACCTCGAGGACGTCGAGGCGCACCCGCAGGAGGCGCGCGCCGACGGGGCGGCGCTGCAGCTGCGGGCACGCGACTACGACTGGGACCGGGTGGCCGACGGTTACGAGGACCTCGCGCACCGGTTGCGGGCACGCGACGCACCGGGCCCGCAGCGCGCGCGCCGCCGTCGACCGGAGCCGGCTCCGGGCCGGGACGCCGAGCCCGAGGCGGTGACGGTGTGA
- a CDS encoding CDP-alcohol phosphatidyltransferase family protein → MSRSYRETLDALASAQKGAARSAPAYSRFVNRRLGRLLAAWAHSVGLTPNQVTGLSALATFVGIALLAALPPSWPLGVAVALLLALGYALDSADGQVARLTGTGSRAGEWLDHVVDATKISALPLALLVGLYRSDAAPESWLLVPLVHAVAGPVYFFGMILTEQMRAATGVRSTARVGGRAPWLRSVLGLPTDYGTLCLSFLLLGGGTLFLVVYSAIVAATVLVAAAAAVTWYRELARLGTSEAASA, encoded by the coding sequence GTGAGCCGGTCGTACCGGGAGACGCTCGACGCGCTCGCGTCCGCGCAGAAGGGTGCGGCGCGGTCCGCGCCCGCGTACTCGCGTTTCGTGAACAGGCGGCTCGGCCGGCTGCTGGCCGCGTGGGCGCACTCCGTCGGTCTGACGCCCAACCAGGTCACCGGCCTCAGCGCGCTGGCGACGTTCGTCGGGATCGCGCTGCTGGCGGCGCTGCCGCCGTCGTGGCCGCTCGGGGTGGCGGTCGCGCTCCTGCTGGCGCTCGGGTACGCGCTGGACTCCGCCGACGGTCAGGTGGCGCGGCTCACCGGCACCGGGTCGCGCGCCGGCGAGTGGCTCGACCACGTCGTCGACGCGACGAAGATCTCGGCGCTCCCGCTGGCGCTGCTCGTCGGGCTCTACCGCAGCGACGCCGCGCCCGAGTCCTGGCTCCTCGTGCCGCTCGTGCACGCGGTGGCGGGGCCGGTGTACTTCTTCGGCATGATCCTCACGGAGCAGATGCGCGCGGCGACGGGCGTGCGCAGCACGGCCCGGGTGGGCGGTCGCGCCCCCTGGCTGAGGTCCGTTCTGGGGCTTCCGACGGATTATGGGACTTTGTGCCTTTCCTTCCTCCTGCTCGGCGGAGGCACACTCTTCTTGGTGGTCTACTCCGCGATCGTGGCGGCCACGGTCCTGGTGGCTGCAGCAGCCGCCGTCACGTGGTACCGCGAGCTGGCGCGGCTCGGGACGTCCGAGGCCGCGAGCGCCTGA
- a CDS encoding right-handed parallel beta-helix repeat-containing protein, with translation MSFRIHAIRTVLVGFLVAALTVVAATLSPSALAADGLTWRETNTRILDHQVVTPGQPVKVALPVPSRAVQAKLVVAAQGSARPSRVSVCPGGTMTAECKANPVLTTPVQNVAYAHITLDITNADRKVTVDVTDASTTVTLKLASWASGSTSPAPEVTPPGPGNTGVPAGTKLTVREGDLMVDTPNAVIDSMEIRGIVRVRTTGVVIKNSLITGRRLDSSLSLIYVNPGASVTVEDSELYAKDETPHVRGIIGSNFTLRRVNMHHVIDHMAITGDNVLVESSWLHDNLYYEQDPYYNGTPTHDDNAQIAVGSNITFRGNTLEGTHNAAIQVTQDRGAVSNLTLEGNWISNGACSVNLAQNKWGPVKNVVLTNNVFTRTQKYDGCAIIADYPTVPEVRLSGNTWPDGTPVTSIQGREVGQKGGS, from the coding sequence ATGTCTTTCCGCATCCATGCCATCCGCACCGTGCTCGTCGGGTTCCTCGTCGCCGCCCTGACCGTGGTGGCGGCCACGTTGTCGCCGTCGGCGCTCGCTGCCGACGGTCTGACGTGGAGGGAGACGAACACGCGCATCCTCGACCACCAGGTGGTCACACCGGGTCAGCCGGTGAAGGTCGCACTGCCGGTGCCGTCCCGCGCCGTCCAGGCCAAGCTCGTCGTCGCCGCGCAGGGCTCGGCGCGGCCCAGCCGTGTGTCGGTCTGCCCCGGCGGCACCATGACGGCCGAGTGCAAGGCGAACCCCGTGCTCACGACGCCTGTCCAGAACGTCGCCTACGCGCACATCACGCTCGACATCACGAACGCCGACCGCAAGGTGACCGTCGACGTCACGGACGCCAGCACGACCGTGACCCTCAAGCTCGCCAGCTGGGCCTCCGGCAGCACGTCGCCGGCGCCCGAGGTCACGCCCCCGGGGCCCGGGAACACCGGTGTGCCCGCAGGGACGAAGCTCACCGTGCGCGAGGGTGACCTGATGGTCGACACCCCGAACGCCGTGATCGACTCGATGGAGATCCGCGGGATCGTGCGGGTGCGCACCACGGGTGTCGTCATCAAGAACTCGCTCATCACCGGTCGCCGGCTCGACAGCTCGCTCTCGCTGATCTACGTCAACCCCGGCGCGAGCGTGACGGTCGAGGACTCCGAGCTGTACGCGAAGGACGAGACGCCGCACGTGCGCGGCATCATCGGCAGCAACTTCACGCTGCGCCGCGTGAACATGCACCACGTCATCGACCACATGGCGATCACGGGTGACAACGTCCTCGTCGAGAGCTCGTGGCTGCACGACAACCTGTACTACGAGCAGGACCCGTACTACAACGGGACGCCGACGCACGACGACAACGCGCAGATCGCGGTCGGCAGCAACATCACCTTCCGCGGCAACACCCTCGAGGGCACGCACAACGCGGCGATCCAGGTCACCCAGGACCGCGGCGCGGTCAGCAACCTGACCCTCGAGGGCAACTGGATCAGCAACGGTGCGTGCTCGGTGAACCTCGCGCAGAACAAGTGGGGCCCGGTCAAGAACGTCGTCCTCACGAACAACGTGTTCACCCGGACCCAGAAGTACGACGGGTGCGCGATCATCGCCGACTACCCGACCGTTCCCGAGGTGAGGCTCAGCGGGAACACCTGGCCCGACGGCACTCCCGTCACCTCCATCCAGGGTCGTGAGGTCGGTCAGAAGGGTGGGTCCTGA